CAATCGGAACTTTTTTGCTAGGCCTTATTCCTATTTTTCTTGGCTTGCTAGCCAAGGTAAAAGGTATCGAGCCCCCTATTGGCGGAAGCGTTTTAATGACAGTAATTGAGAAAATGACCTCGCCCATTTTTACAGCACTTGTTGCCAGCGCTATCTTAGCCGCTTTAATTTCAACTTCAGATTCGCTTATCAACGCGATTAGCTCCAACCTCACACAAGATTTTGACTTTCAACTAACAAAGAAAAGTGTGCGCTCGGCTCAAGTTCTTTCTACACTTATTGCACTTTTTGCCATCTTATTTTCCTACTATTTTAATAACATCGTTGATCTTTTAATCCAGAGCTATGAGCTCTCCGTAAGCTGCCTGTTTGTTCCTATTATTTTCGCCATTTTCAAACCAAGGGGCAATGCTTTATCAGCAGGGATAGCAATCATTTTCGGAGCCTTAGGATTTGTGCTTTTCCGCATCTATCCTCTTATGTTGCCAAAAGAAGTCTTAAGCCTTCTGCTGTCTTTGGCCGGTTATTTCCTGGGGGAGTATTGTAACAAATTAAGCTATGAGCGGAGATCTATTGAAATTAATTAGAATTATGTTATAATTTGGAAAATTTTTTTATTAAAACTCCTATGCAAAACAAGCAAAATTCTATTCTAAATAGTATTATTGTCATTCAACCCTACAAAATGAGGGTGCGAATAATGCATTGAGCTTTGTAAAAAAGTCTCTATGTGGTGAAACCGCCCTCCTTGGAGTGCGGTTTTTTTTTGTCCAAAATTTATTAAAAAAAGGGTTTTATGCGTACAAAATGGCTGGTTTGGAGCACGGGATTTGCTCTTTTTTCCATGTTTTTTGGTTCGGGAAATCTAGTTTTCCCTTTAACAGTTGGCCAGGAAAGTCAAGGACATTACCTATTAGGTGCTGTTGGAATTATCTTAACAGGTGTAGCTGTCCCTTTTTTAGGTGTATTTGGCATGCTGCTTTATAAAGGAGATCTTAACCAATTCTTTTCCATCTTTGGAAAAAGAGGAACCATGATCTTTAGCTTCTGCCTGCTTGCCTTAATGGGGCCTTTTGGAGTCCTTGCGCGCTGTTTAACAGTAGCACACGGCGCCTTGCTGCTCATTTTTCCTAATGTCTCACTCGCTCTTTGTAGCTTGTCAATGTGTTGCCTTATCTACTTTTTTACCGTTAATCAGCATAAAATCGTTAGCCTTCTCGGTACTGTACTTACCCCTTTTTTGCTTTTTGCAATTGGCACTATCGTCGTTTTTGGTTTGCAACAAGAAGCATCTTCTCTCTCCCTCTCCCCACAAGGAGAAGCTTGGGCTTCCTTTAAAAATGGGTTTTTCAAAGGATATTATATTATGGATCTCTTAGCCGCTTTCTTTTTTTCCCATTTTATTATCAAACACCTTAATACTTTGAACGAAGAAGATGAGACTGCGACTTTTGCCATTTTTTTAAAAGCTTCTCTTATAGGAGCTTCACTATTGTCAGGGATTTATTTCGTGTTAACCGTAATGGGATGGACATATAGCATTCAACTAATGCAGAAACCTCCTCAAGAATTCTTAGGCCTCATCGCCTTCGAAACCCTTGGAAAATTTGCAGGGCCTATTGTCTGTCTTGCCGTAGTTTTTGCCTGCTTAACAACAGCGATTATTTTAACTTCTCTTTTTGCAGAATTTTTAAAAAAGGAGTTGTGCAGGGATAAAATGGACTATAAAATAGCAAATTTACTGACCTTAGTCATTGGTTTTTCGGTGTCGATCTTGGAGTTTGAAGGGATAGCAAAAATCTTAGGTCCTATTGTGGAAATGATCTATCCAGGGTTAATTGCTCTTACCTTGTTTAATATTTTAAAGTTTTTTTATAGTAAAAAAACCTCTGGTCTTCTAGTCAAATCTTAAATCGTGCGTCTTGAAGAACAACCATTGCTTGATTGTTCTTCAAGACGCAACCTGGGCCTTAGATCTTCAATTCATTTTTTGCGGGCATTTTTTTCTTCATTTCTTGTGATTGTAAATAATCCTCATAAAATTCAAACTCGCCTCCAGGATTCTGCTCATTGTATTCACGGATCCTTTCGCATTTTTGACATACTCCTTCTGCAGATAAAGGA
The Chlamydiales bacterium STE3 genome window above contains:
- a CDS encoding Uncharacterized protein (Product derived from UniProtKB/Trembl:F8KWK9); amino-acid sequence: MRTKWLVWSTGFALFSMFFGSGNLVFPLTVGQESQGHYLLGAVGIILTGVAVPFLGVFGMLLYKGDLNQFFSIFGKRGTMIFSFCLLALMGPFGVLARCLTVAHGALLLIFPNVSLALCSLSMCCLIYFFTVNQHKIVSLLGTVLTPFLLFAIGTIVVFGLQQEASSLSLSPQGEAWASFKNGFFKGYYIMDLLAAFFFSHFIIKHLNTLNEEDETATFAIFLKASLIGASLLSGIYFVLTVMGWTYSIQLMQKPPQEFLGLIAFETLGKFAGPIVCLAVVFACLTTAIILTSLFAEFLKKELCRDKMDYKIANLLTLVIGFSVSILEFEGIAKILGPIVEMIYPGLIALTLFNILKFFYSKKTSGLLVKS